A genome region from Planctomycetia bacterium includes the following:
- a CDS encoding N-6 DNA methylase: MPVDAKPLFRPDVLRSHLADFKLPSFDSTKLNHWAGLISSGRLDSFKEQEILRDFLSDFFVGVLGYTRPAHGHKRYTISWEKHVEVDGKFADAVLGDFNGEQRFVVALEGKGPRDPLDRPYAGRRMSAVDQGFRYAINLKCDWVIVTSMRQTRLYHKGSDQQTYERFDTEQLAGDESALRRFVFLLGAERVVPKVGPCHFYGLHAESEKVGRELTKKFYVDYANMRQDAFEHLSADNPDVSRHGVLASTQKLLDRVLFVAFSEDRGLLPTESIKKAFEHRDPYHPRPIWDNFRGLFTAINDGNAALGIHKYNGGLFADDAVMDHLKVSDEVCGYFHELGSYDYRPAHLATGEGSLIDVDILGHIFEQSITDLEKLRNELDGLAEPLGAEKHKSRRKKEGAFYTPSFITRYIIEQALGGVLRDRFEELRADHQKSAKGAAKTALADPSVYELPKLTKPAKAALVTLWEAWQDALVTIRLLDPACGSGAFLIEAFDQLHATYQRSNDRLLELRGHRSLFDLDRRILENNLYGVDLNEEAIEICRLSLWIKTAERGKTLASLDHAIRVGNSVVSDPAVHPKAFVWQAAFPEVFAQGGFDVVVGNPPYVRQELLSAIKPYLQSAYHAYHGMADLYVYFYELGLRVLRSGGLLSFIVTNKWMKSGYGEPLRRFFAEEAWVESVVDFGHAKQIFEDADVFPSIIVARKPTKAPKPKTARLCSIPREQLRVEDLSRQIDVEGVELTLDQLGAESWQLESSDVTRLMQKIAKNRTALTEFAGIKPYRGVVTGCNEAFVIDSKLRDRLVAEDPKCAEVIKPYLRGQDIDRWASEWKQLWMIFSRRGIDIKVYPSLLNHLTQFRAQLEPKPKAWTGREWNGRKAGQYHWFEIQDSTEYWLEFSKPKIVYQEIQFHPSYAFDSSGTFGNNKMFFVPTDDCFLLAVLNSPLMWWHNWRYLPHMKDEALSPVGFLMESLPIAVPLDSTRRKSDACVRRLIEIAALQQCTRADLLDWLRVEHHVEKPSLKLQAPTELDSDAFVAEVKRVRGKKNSLSAAALKSLRDEYTRTIEPARMQAAEALRLERQLSDMVNEAYGLTPEEVALMWQTAPPRMPLSKSLS, from the coding sequence AGAGGGCAAAGGGCCGCGAGACCCCTTGGACCGCCCCTACGCGGGCCGCCGGATGTCGGCCGTCGACCAAGGCTTTCGCTACGCGATCAACCTGAAGTGCGACTGGGTGATCGTGACCTCGATGCGGCAGACGCGGCTCTATCACAAAGGTTCGGATCAGCAGACATACGAACGATTCGATACCGAACAACTGGCCGGTGATGAAAGTGCGCTGCGCCGGTTCGTATTCCTACTGGGGGCGGAACGCGTCGTGCCGAAGGTCGGTCCCTGTCATTTCTATGGTCTGCACGCCGAATCGGAAAAGGTCGGTCGTGAGCTGACCAAGAAGTTCTACGTCGACTACGCGAACATGCGGCAGGACGCCTTTGAGCATCTGAGCGCCGATAACCCGGACGTGTCGCGGCACGGCGTATTGGCGAGCACCCAGAAGCTGCTGGACCGCGTGTTGTTCGTGGCGTTCAGCGAAGATCGCGGGCTGCTGCCAACGGAATCAATCAAGAAGGCCTTCGAGCATCGCGATCCCTATCATCCGAGACCGATCTGGGACAACTTTCGCGGGCTGTTTACCGCGATCAACGACGGCAACGCCGCGCTCGGCATCCACAAGTACAACGGCGGCCTGTTTGCTGACGATGCAGTGATGGATCACTTGAAAGTGTCCGACGAAGTGTGCGGGTACTTTCACGAACTGGGCAGCTACGACTATCGCCCCGCCCATTTGGCGACTGGCGAAGGGAGTCTGATCGACGTTGACATTCTCGGGCACATTTTCGAGCAATCGATCACCGATCTCGAAAAGCTGCGAAACGAGTTGGACGGGCTAGCCGAGCCGCTCGGGGCGGAGAAGCACAAGTCGCGGCGGAAGAAGGAAGGGGCGTTTTATACGCCGTCGTTTATCACGCGGTACATCATCGAACAAGCGCTGGGCGGAGTGCTGCGCGATCGCTTCGAGGAATTGCGCGCCGACCATCAGAAGTCCGCGAAGGGCGCGGCCAAGACCGCACTTGCCGATCCGTCCGTCTACGAACTACCGAAACTTACCAAGCCAGCTAAGGCGGCGCTGGTGACGCTCTGGGAGGCTTGGCAGGACGCGCTGGTCACGATCCGCCTGTTGGACCCGGCGTGCGGAAGCGGTGCATTTCTCATCGAGGCCTTCGACCAGTTGCACGCCACGTATCAACGATCCAACGACCGGCTGCTGGAGCTCCGTGGGCATCGATCCTTATTTGATCTGGATCGGCGGATTCTGGAAAATAATCTCTACGGCGTCGACCTCAACGAAGAGGCGATCGAAATCTGCCGCCTGAGCCTGTGGATCAAAACCGCGGAGCGCGGCAAGACATTGGCAAGTCTGGACCACGCGATCCGCGTCGGTAACAGTGTTGTGAGCGACCCGGCCGTGCATCCCAAGGCATTCGTCTGGCAGGCTGCATTTCCCGAGGTGTTCGCGCAAGGCGGGTTTGACGTCGTTGTGGGGAACCCGCCCTACGTCCGGCAGGAGTTGCTGTCGGCGATCAAGCCGTATCTGCAATCAGCGTATCACGCCTACCACGGGATGGCCGACCTGTACGTCTACTTCTACGAACTCGGGTTGCGCGTGTTGCGGTCGGGCGGTCTGCTCTCATTTATCGTGACGAACAAGTGGATGAAGTCCGGCTATGGCGAACCGCTGCGCCGCTTCTTTGCCGAGGAAGCGTGGGTCGAGTCGGTGGTGGATTTCGGGCACGCGAAGCAGATTTTCGAGGACGCCGACGTGTTTCCATCGATCATCGTGGCGCGGAAACCTACGAAAGCGCCGAAGCCGAAGACGGCACGCCTGTGCTCGATTCCTCGTGAGCAACTTCGCGTGGAAGACCTTTCGCGGCAGATTGATGTGGAGGGGGTGGAGTTAACGCTTGACCAACTCGGCGCAGAGTCTTGGCAGCTTGAATCGAGCGATGTCACTCGGCTCATGCAAAAGATTGCCAAGAATCGCACCGCACTCACTGAATTTGCCGGAATTAAGCCTTATCGGGGCGTGGTAACCGGATGTAACGAGGCGTTCGTGATTGATTCGAAGCTACGGGATCGCTTAGTTGCCGAGGATCCAAAGTGTGCTGAAGTAATCAAGCCCTATTTGCGTGGCCAAGATATTGATCGGTGGGCATCAGAATGGAAGCAGCTGTGGATGATCTTCTCGCGGCGCGGAATCGACATCAAGGTGTATCCATCGCTGCTGAATCATTTGACACAATTTCGTGCGCAGTTGGAACCGAAACCGAAGGCCTGGACCGGACGCGAATGGAACGGACGAAAAGCGGGGCAATATCATTGGTTTGAGATTCAGGACTCGACGGAATACTGGTTGGAGTTCAGCAAGCCAAAGATTGTGTATCAAGAAATCCAGTTTCATCCATCCTACGCGTTCGACTCGTCAGGGACCTTTGGCAACAATAAGATGTTCTTTGTTCCGACTGATGACTGCTTTCTCTTAGCAGTCCTCAATTCTCCTCTCATGTGGTGGCACAATTGGCGATACTTGCCGCATATGAAGGATGAAGCACTGTCACCTGTCGGTTTTCTTATGGAATCGCTTCCAATCGCAGTTCCATTGGACAGCACGCGTCGGAAATCAGATGCTTGCGTTAGGCGTCTAATCGAGATTGCAGCCTTGCAGCAATGTACGCGCGCTGACCTTCTTGACTGGCTTCGCGTTGAACACCACGTCGAGAAGCCAAGCCTGAAATTGCAAGCGCCGACGGAACTCGACTCCGATGCCTTTGTCGCCGAAGTGAAACGCGTTCGCGGCAAGAAGAACTCGTTGTCCGCCGCGGCGCTGAAGAGTCTGCGCGACGAATATACTCGGACGATTGAGCCGGCGCGGATGCAGGCGGCCGAGGCGTTGCGGCTGGAGCGGCAATTGAGCGACATGGTCAACGAAGCCTACGGTTTGACGCCGGAGGAAGTGGCGCTCATGTGGCAAACCGCCCCGCCTAGGATGCCGCTGTCCAAATCGCTGAGTTAA